The proteins below are encoded in one region of Streptomyces marianii:
- a CDS encoding alpha-ketoglutarate-dependent dioxygenase AlkB, which yields MPSVHLQASLFDQTDEVRLGPLTDVRRTVLGQGAWLDVLPGWLSGADALFRELADGVPWRAERRRMYEREVDVPRLLAYYREGETLPHPVLAEARDALGTHYANELGELFVTAGLCYYRDGHDSVAWHGDRIGRGAREDTMVAILSVGTPRDLALRPRTGHGPTVRKTLGHGDLVVMGGSCQRTWEHAVPKTSRAVGARISVQFRPRGVN from the coding sequence ATGCCGTCAGTCCATCTCCAGGCTTCGCTCTTCGACCAGACCGACGAGGTCCGCCTCGGCCCGCTGACGGACGTCCGCCGCACGGTGCTCGGCCAGGGCGCCTGGCTCGACGTCCTGCCCGGCTGGCTGAGCGGCGCCGACGCGCTGTTCCGGGAACTGGCGGACGGTGTCCCCTGGCGCGCGGAGCGGCGGCGGATGTACGAGCGCGAGGTCGACGTGCCCCGGCTGCTCGCGTACTACCGCGAGGGCGAGACGCTGCCCCACCCCGTCCTGGCCGAGGCCCGCGACGCGCTCGGCACGCACTACGCGAACGAACTCGGCGAGCTCTTCGTGACGGCCGGGCTCTGCTACTACCGCGACGGCCACGACAGCGTCGCCTGGCACGGCGACCGCATCGGCCGGGGGGCCCGCGAGGACACGATGGTCGCCATCCTCTCCGTCGGCACCCCGCGCGACCTCGCGCTCCGGCCCAGGACCGGCCACGGCCCCACGGTCCGCAAAACCCTCGGCCACGGCGACCTCGTCGTCATGGGCGGCTCCTGCCAGCGGACGTGGGAACACGCCGTGCCCAAGACCAGCCGGGCGGTGGGCGCCAGGATCAGCGTCCAGTTCCGGCCGCGCGGGGTGAACTGA
- a CDS encoding bifunctional polysaccharide deacetylase/glycosyltransferase family 2 protein, with protein sequence MTRHAARRDPRAHWVLLTLTLAVLATALVFSGYGRHEIAPTAAPSGPCAATADTAFSGGPVLRKDPASSGVVAARMPAGTVALTYDGGPDPAWTPALLDVLGRAGAKATFFLTGTQAAAHPELVRRIKGDGHEIGSHTYTDASLAGLSGPRTRLELALTQNVLAGTAGIGTHLLRLPHTAGPATLCGAMGAAAYRALDDGYVVITADPPGRTSGQGAVRRLTGSPAAVGETERLLAAGGDDVRFTTVGRGLGLSGTTYGVSTAAEWRGVAVVRAQQGSRAFADVMTWLLVVAGVITAARLVMLFTVARVHVKRRVRAGRPRRSRRRGGPVVPPVTDPVSVIVPAYNEEAGIEATVRSLLASSHEAVQIVVVDDGSTDRTFRIADSIEDRRVMVIRQPNAGKAAALNAGLAWAHFDIIVMIDGDTVFEPDAVGNLIQPLADPRVGAVSGNTKVGNRQGVLGRWQHLEYVIGFNLDRRMFDVLECMPTVPGAIGAFRREALLGVGGVSDDTLAEDTDLTMALCRAGWRVVYEESAVAWTEAPATVRQLWKQRYRWCYGTLQAMWKHRGAVVGRGAAGKLGRRGLLYLLLFQTVLPLLAPLVDVLALYGLLFQGAGRAAAIWLAFTAVQVLGAVYALRLDRERFEPLWSLPLQIFVYRQLMYLVVVQSVVTALMGNRLRWQRTDRTGSATDELSDRRTTAV encoded by the coding sequence GTGACCCGGCACGCTGCGCGCCGCGACCCGCGCGCCCACTGGGTACTGCTGACTCTCACCCTGGCGGTGCTGGCCACGGCTCTGGTCTTCAGCGGCTACGGGCGGCACGAGATAGCCCCGACCGCCGCCCCTTCGGGCCCGTGCGCGGCCACGGCGGACACCGCGTTCTCGGGCGGGCCGGTGCTGAGGAAGGATCCGGCGTCCAGCGGTGTGGTCGCGGCCCGGATGCCCGCCGGCACCGTCGCGCTCACCTACGACGGCGGCCCCGACCCCGCCTGGACTCCGGCGCTGCTCGACGTGCTCGGGCGGGCCGGCGCGAAGGCGACGTTCTTTCTCACCGGCACCCAGGCCGCCGCCCATCCCGAGCTGGTGCGCAGGATCAAGGGCGACGGTCACGAGATCGGATCGCACACCTATACGGACGCCAGTCTCGCCGGTCTTTCCGGGCCCCGCACCCGGCTCGAACTCGCCCTCACACAGAACGTCCTCGCCGGGACCGCGGGCATCGGTACCCATCTCCTGCGGCTGCCGCACACCGCCGGACCCGCCACGCTCTGCGGAGCCATGGGCGCGGCGGCGTACCGCGCCCTCGACGACGGCTATGTCGTGATCACCGCCGATCCCCCGGGGCGGACCTCCGGCCAGGGGGCGGTACGCAGGCTCACGGGCTCGCCGGCGGCCGTCGGGGAGACCGAGCGGCTGCTGGCCGCCGGCGGCGACGACGTCCGGTTCACCACCGTCGGCCGCGGCCTCGGGCTGTCGGGCACCACCTACGGCGTGTCCACCGCGGCGGAGTGGAGAGGGGTCGCGGTGGTCCGCGCCCAGCAGGGGTCCCGGGCCTTCGCCGACGTCATGACCTGGCTTCTGGTCGTCGCCGGCGTGATCACCGCCGCTCGCCTCGTGATGCTCTTCACCGTGGCGAGGGTCCATGTGAAGCGCCGCGTCCGCGCCGGGCGTCCGCGCCGGTCCCGCCGTCGCGGCGGACCCGTGGTGCCCCCCGTCACCGACCCGGTCTCGGTGATCGTCCCGGCGTACAACGAGGAGGCGGGCATCGAGGCGACCGTGCGTTCGCTGCTCGCCTCCTCGCACGAGGCCGTCCAGATCGTCGTCGTCGACGACGGCTCGACCGACCGGACCTTCCGGATCGCCGACTCCATCGAGGACCGCCGTGTGATGGTGATCCGCCAGCCGAACGCGGGCAAGGCCGCCGCCCTCAACGCGGGGCTGGCCTGGGCCCACTTCGACATCATCGTGATGATCGACGGCGACACCGTCTTCGAGCCCGACGCGGTCGGCAACCTGATCCAGCCGCTCGCGGACCCGCGAGTGGGCGCCGTGAGCGGCAACACCAAGGTCGGTAACCGGCAGGGTGTCCTCGGCCGCTGGCAGCACCTCGAATACGTCATCGGCTTCAACCTCGACCGCCGTATGTTCGACGTCCTGGAGTGCATGCCGACCGTTCCCGGGGCCATCGGTGCGTTCCGCCGTGAGGCGCTGCTGGGTGTGGGGGGCGTCAGCGACGACACCCTCGCGGAGGACACCGACCTCACCATGGCCCTCTGCCGGGCGGGCTGGCGGGTCGTCTACGAGGAGTCCGCCGTTGCCTGGACGGAGGCCCCGGCGACGGTCCGCCAGCTCTGGAAGCAGCGTTACCGCTGGTGCTACGGCACTCTCCAGGCCATGTGGAAGCACCGCGGTGCCGTGGTGGGGCGCGGAGCCGCCGGAAAGCTGGGGCGCCGCGGCCTCCTGTACCTCCTGCTCTTCCAGACGGTCCTGCCCCTGCTCGCCCCGCTCGTGGACGTGCTCGCGCTGTACGGTCTGCTGTTCCAGGGAGCCGGGCGGGCGGCGGCGATCTGGCTCGCGTTCACCGCGGTTCAGGTGCTCGGCGCGGTGTACGCGCTGAGGCTGGACCGCGAGCGGTTCGAGCCCCTGTGGAGCCTGCCGCTCCAGATCTTCGTCTACCGCCAGCTGATGTACCTGGTGGTCGTCCAGTCGGTGGTCACGGCCCTCATGGGCAACCGCCTCCGGTGGCAGCGGACGGACCGGACCGGCTCGGCGACGGACGAGCTGTCGGACCGGCGCACCACTGCGGTCTGA
- a CDS encoding pyridoxal phosphate-dependent aminotransferase, which yields MQVIQSTKLANVCYEIRGPVLEEAMRLEAAGHRILKLNTGNPAAFGFECPPAILEDVLRNVGGAHGYGDAKGLLSARRAIMSHYETKGIPLSVEDIYLGNGVSELIQMAMQALLDDGDEVLVPAPDYPLWTAAVSLSGGTAVHYRCDEQSDWMPDLADIERKITDRTKAIVIINPNNPTGAVYDDEMLRRLADIARRHKLVVCSDEIYDKILYDGATHTPTAAIAPDLLVLTFNGMSKNYRVAGYRSGWLAVCGPKAHAASYIEGLTILANMRLCANMPAQHAVAAALQGRQSIEDLVLPGGRLLEQRDAAHDLLTQIPGVTCVKPKGALYLFPRLDPQVYKIKDDRQMVLDLLRAEKIMVVHGTGFNWHEPDHFRIVTLPNATDLADAVTRIGNFLDGYSQP from the coding sequence ATGCAGGTGATCCAGTCGACCAAGCTCGCCAACGTCTGTTACGAGATCCGCGGCCCGGTGCTCGAGGAGGCGATGCGACTGGAGGCCGCCGGGCACCGCATCCTCAAGCTGAACACGGGAAACCCCGCCGCCTTCGGGTTCGAGTGCCCGCCGGCGATCCTCGAGGACGTACTGCGGAACGTGGGGGGCGCCCACGGCTACGGCGACGCGAAGGGCCTCCTCAGCGCGCGCCGCGCGATCATGAGCCACTACGAGACCAAGGGCATCCCGCTCTCCGTCGAGGACATCTACCTCGGCAACGGCGTCTCCGAGCTGATCCAGATGGCGATGCAGGCCCTGCTCGACGACGGCGACGAGGTCCTGGTCCCGGCGCCGGACTATCCGCTCTGGACGGCCGCCGTGTCGCTCTCCGGCGGGACGGCCGTGCACTACCGGTGCGACGAGCAGTCCGACTGGATGCCGGACCTCGCGGACATCGAGCGGAAGATCACCGACCGCACCAAGGCGATCGTGATCATCAATCCGAACAACCCCACCGGCGCCGTCTACGACGACGAGATGCTGCGCCGGCTCGCGGACATCGCCCGCCGGCACAAGCTGGTGGTGTGCTCGGACGAGATCTACGACAAGATCCTCTACGACGGCGCCACGCACACCCCGACGGCCGCGATCGCCCCGGACCTGCTGGTCCTCACCTTCAACGGCATGTCGAAGAACTACCGGGTCGCGGGCTACCGCAGTGGCTGGCTCGCGGTCTGCGGCCCCAAGGCGCACGCCGCCTCGTACATCGAGGGCCTGACGATCCTGGCGAACATGCGCCTGTGCGCCAACATGCCCGCCCAGCACGCGGTGGCCGCCGCCCTCCAGGGACGGCAGTCGATCGAGGACCTGGTACTGCCGGGCGGACGACTGCTGGAGCAGCGCGACGCGGCGCACGACCTCCTGACCCAGATCCCGGGCGTGACGTGCGTGAAGCCCAAGGGCGCGCTCTACCTCTTCCCCCGGCTCGACCCGCAGGTCTACAAGATCAAGGACGACCGGCAGATGGTGCTGGACCTGCTGCGAGCCGAGAAGATCATGGTCGTCCACGGGACGGGCTTCAACTGGCACGAGCCGGACCATTTCCGGATCGTCACCCTGCCGAACGCGACGGACCTGGCGGACGCGGTCACCCGGATCGGGAACTTCCTGGACGGCTACAGCCAGCCCTGA
- a CDS encoding SCO4983 family protein has translation MYEPIHSKSVHSTAGESDFPHRTREEELDIQLAGHLAALLAVTDELGLGAEAERIAEQIARLRGTPPVRHAGLTGADPAALHRRALALAGRALVVAASRADTAAAILAAERMDAHTAALRDTRLVGAP, from the coding sequence ATGTACGAACCGATCCACTCGAAGTCGGTGCACTCGACGGCCGGCGAGTCCGACTTCCCCCACCGCACCCGTGAGGAGGAGCTGGACATCCAGCTCGCGGGGCATCTCGCCGCTCTCCTCGCCGTCACCGACGAACTCGGCCTCGGCGCCGAGGCCGAGCGCATCGCCGAGCAGATCGCCCGGCTGCGCGGGACGCCGCCCGTGCGCCATGCCGGACTCACCGGCGCCGACCCGGCCGCCCTGCACCGCCGCGCCCTGGCCCTCGCCGGGCGCGCCCTGGTGGTCGCCGCGTCGCGCGCCGACACCGCCGCCGCGATCCTCGCAGCCGAGCGGATGGACGCGCACACCGCCGCCCTGCGCGACACGCGGTTGGTCGGCGC